In a genomic window of Amycolatopsis japonica:
- a CDS encoding universal stress protein: MNGAFESTVERFGPPRHHTGRAILAGVDGSDTAMRAAAFAFGMARREGGRLIVAFVCRPTLGPAVAATVELDTATRLYEEIREQIRTAADELEVPVSFLRIFGDPYTALRDTADRSLVDTVVVGASQQAGHRFAGSVATKLIRTGHWPVLVVP, from the coding sequence ATGAACGGGGCCTTCGAGTCCACTGTGGAGCGTTTCGGCCCGCCCCGGCATCACACGGGGCGGGCCATCCTGGCCGGGGTCGACGGCTCGGACACGGCGATGCGGGCGGCCGCCTTCGCCTTCGGCATGGCCCGGCGCGAGGGCGGCAGGCTGATCGTCGCCTTCGTCTGCCGTCCGACGCTCGGCCCCGCGGTCGCGGCGACGGTGGAACTCGACACGGCGACGCGGCTCTACGAAGAGATCCGCGAGCAGATCCGCACGGCGGCCGACGAGCTGGAAGTGCCGGTCAGCTTCCTGAGGATCTTCGGCGATCCGTACACCGCGCTGCGCGACACCGCCGACCGGAGCCTGGTCGACACCGTCGTGGTCGGCGCCTCACAGCAGGCCGGACACCGGTTCGCGGGGTCGGTCGCGACCAAGCTCATCCGGACCGGGCACTGGCCGGTGCTGGTCGTTCCCTGA
- a CDS encoding TetR/AcrR family transcriptional regulator codes for MTDRLPRIPRSDALDNRERILEAARALFATEGLNVPLREVARRAEVGPATLYRHFPTKEILATEAFADQMRACQIVVDDGLADPDPWRGFCSVIEKICELHSRDRGFTAAFVSAFPKAMDFTAARDHALKAIAELASRAKDAGRLRPDFVLDDLILMLMANNGIQAASAAAQVAASRRFAALVIQAFRAVPEPSPLPPVARLALVLPGLTR; via the coding sequence GTGACCGATCGTTTGCCTCGGATCCCGCGCTCCGACGCCCTGGACAACCGCGAACGCATTCTCGAAGCGGCTCGCGCGCTGTTCGCCACCGAAGGCCTGAACGTGCCGCTGAGGGAGGTCGCGCGCCGCGCCGAAGTCGGCCCCGCCACGCTGTACCGCCATTTCCCGACCAAGGAGATCCTGGCGACGGAGGCCTTCGCCGACCAGATGCGCGCCTGTCAGATCGTCGTGGACGACGGGCTGGCCGACCCGGATCCGTGGCGTGGCTTCTGTTCCGTGATCGAGAAGATCTGCGAGCTGCACTCGCGCGACCGGGGTTTCACGGCCGCCTTCGTCTCGGCCTTCCCCAAGGCGATGGATTTCACCGCGGCCCGCGACCACGCGCTCAAGGCGATCGCCGAGCTGGCAAGCCGGGCCAAGGACGCCGGAAGACTGCGGCCCGACTTTGTCCTCGACGACCTGATCCTCATGCTCATGGCCAACAACGGGATCCAGGCCGCTTCGGCGGCCGCGCAGGTCGCGGCGTCCCGGCGGTTCGCCGCGCTCGTGATCCAGGCCTTCCGGGCCGTGCCGGAGCCGTCGCCGCTGCCGCCGGTGGCACGGCTCGCCCTGGTGTTGCCGGGCCTGACGCGCTGA
- a CDS encoding nitroreductase/quinone reductase family protein: MPMPRWWGHVNKRVFNPRAIAGGKYPVLIHVGRTSGKTHHTPLDAHPVDGGYLFVPVYGPDADWVRNILAAREARLRIDGREVALTRPRLVGPDEFPDGVTRPPKLLRVTTFLRMDLKP; the protein is encoded by the coding sequence ATGCCGATGCCGAGATGGTGGGGACACGTCAACAAACGGGTCTTCAACCCCCGCGCGATCGCCGGCGGGAAGTACCCGGTGCTGATCCACGTCGGCCGCACCTCGGGAAAGACCCACCACACGCCGCTCGACGCGCATCCCGTCGACGGCGGCTACCTGTTCGTCCCGGTGTACGGCCCGGACGCGGACTGGGTGCGCAACATCTTGGCGGCACGGGAGGCGCGGCTTCGGATCGATGGACGGGAAGTGGCCCTCACCAGACCCCGGCTCGTCGGACCGGACGAGTTCCCCGACGGCGTGACGCGTCCGCCGAAACTCCTCCGCGTCACCACGTTCCTCCGGATGGACCTGAAACCCTGA
- a CDS encoding arylamine N-acetyltransferase family protein, whose translation MTIDAFLDRLEYREPVRPDLTTLRNLHRAWRLRVPYENLDVQLGRPILLTPEALTDKFARRGRGGLCYEMNGALGLLLKAVGFAVTIVEAAVLRSTRGEGQWGNHIALLVDVDGESWLADTGIGDAFLEPLPLREGTHRQGELTFRMERLDSGTWRAHHHSGGAIDSWDFRTAPREIAEFAERARTKSPDSVFAKVLVAQHHRDGRELALRARTVKRGDGDRHTLSSLDEFAGTLREFRVPLDDVGADELAALWAKTEEQHETWLALQGLNPRVRGMP comes from the coding sequence ATGACCATCGACGCGTTCCTCGACCGGCTGGAGTACCGCGAGCCCGTCCGGCCCGATCTGACCACCTTGCGGAACCTGCACCGCGCGTGGCGGCTGCGAGTCCCCTACGAGAATCTCGACGTGCAGCTCGGCAGGCCGATCCTGCTCACCCCGGAGGCGTTGACCGACAAGTTCGCGCGCCGCGGCCGTGGCGGCCTCTGCTACGAGATGAACGGAGCGCTCGGTCTCTTGCTGAAGGCGGTGGGATTCGCGGTGACCATCGTGGAGGCCGCCGTCCTGCGCTCGACGCGCGGCGAAGGCCAATGGGGCAACCACATCGCCCTGCTGGTCGACGTCGACGGCGAGTCCTGGCTCGCCGACACCGGGATCGGGGACGCGTTCCTCGAGCCGCTCCCCCTGCGGGAAGGCACGCACCGGCAAGGAGAACTGACGTTCCGGATGGAACGTCTCGACAGCGGGACCTGGCGGGCGCACCACCATTCCGGCGGCGCGATCGACTCCTGGGACTTCCGCACCGCACCCCGCGAGATCGCCGAATTCGCCGAGCGCGCGCGGACCAAATCACCGGATTCCGTGTTCGCCAAGGTGCTCGTGGCGCAACATCATCGCGACGGCCGCGAGCTCGCCCTTCGCGCGCGCACGGTCAAACGCGGCGACGGAGACCGCCACACCCTGTCCTCTCTGGACGAATTCGCCGGGACACTGCGGGAATTCCGGGTCCCACTGGACGACGTCGGCGCCGACGAGCTGGCCGCCCTGTGGGCCAAGACCGAGGAACAACACGAAACCTGGCTGGCCCTTCAGGGATTGAACCCGCGCGTCCGGGGTATGCCCTGA
- a CDS encoding zinc-binding dehydrogenase, which translates to MRAVEIRMFGAPEGLAVIDLPSPVPAEGEVLIGVEAIGVGGVDTVIRSGALAGFGFREGHIPGNEVAGTVTAVGDGVDPAWAGRRVWAFTGEAGGYVEQVAIPAEKVVPLPDNLPAADAVALGTSGMVAWFALAHAHFAAGESVLVRGAAGSIGIMAVQLAASGGASAVAVTTSSSERGDRLRELGATHVLDRSGAGDGPAGYDVIIDVVSGVDMPSFFDRLNPNGRLVAVGVVAGMPPSDFGAKLMASFRKSLSFAAFSADSIPEPDRLAASADQFAAAARGELRSVVHELLPLEKAVLAHRKMDDGEVFGRIVLTP; encoded by the coding sequence ATGCGCGCAGTCGAGATCCGGATGTTCGGCGCCCCCGAGGGCCTCGCCGTGATCGACCTCCCCTCCCCCGTCCCCGCCGAGGGGGAAGTGCTGATCGGCGTGGAAGCGATCGGCGTCGGCGGCGTCGACACCGTGATCCGGAGCGGCGCCCTCGCCGGTTTCGGTTTCCGGGAAGGGCACATCCCCGGCAACGAGGTCGCGGGCACCGTCACCGCGGTCGGCGACGGTGTCGATCCGGCCTGGGCCGGGCGGCGCGTCTGGGCGTTCACCGGCGAGGCAGGCGGCTACGTGGAACAAGTCGCCATCCCGGCCGAGAAGGTCGTGCCCCTGCCCGACAACCTGCCCGCCGCCGACGCGGTGGCGCTCGGCACTTCTGGCATGGTGGCCTGGTTCGCCCTCGCCCACGCCCATTTCGCGGCGGGCGAATCGGTGCTGGTGCGCGGGGCGGCAGGCAGCATCGGGATCATGGCCGTGCAGCTCGCCGCGAGCGGTGGCGCGAGCGCCGTGGCGGTGACGACGTCCTCGTCCGAACGCGGCGACCGCCTGCGCGAACTCGGCGCGACCCACGTCCTCGACCGCTCAGGCGCGGGCGACGGCCCAGCGGGTTACGACGTGATCATCGACGTCGTGTCCGGTGTGGACATGCCGTCCTTCTTCGACAGGCTGAATCCGAACGGCCGCCTGGTCGCCGTCGGCGTGGTCGCGGGAATGCCGCCGTCGGACTTCGGCGCGAAACTGATGGCGTCGTTCCGGAAGTCCTTGTCGTTCGCCGCCTTCAGCGCGGACTCGATCCCCGAGCCGGATCGGCTCGCGGCGAGCGCGGACCAGTTCGCCGCGGCGGCGCGCGGTGAACTGCGTTCCGTGGTGCACGAGCTGCTGCCACTGGAGAAAGCCGTTCTGGCGCACCGGAAGATGGACGACGGCGAGGTGTTCGGCAGGATCGTGCTGACTCCGTAG
- a CDS encoding DMT family transporter has translation MRHHRILIDPRVQGVLGALAIALSAPLVALSGVSSTTATFFRCLFALPILVILARSRERGQRPTPAARRRHVLAGVLLGIDMVLWSEAILSVGAGVATALVNVQVVLVPLAGLLWFGERPPRAFWLSIPVMLAGTALAGGLADGGAAGSDPWYGTVMAVLAGVAYAGYLILLRRAGTDGGGRTTMLATATAASASVGGLSGLFAGNLDVTPPVSALVWLFVLAVTGQVLGWLLIGRALSALPASGGSAVLMLQPAAAILFGAALLGQWPTPLQLAGCALVVAAVGAVSFLGGRSSGNDQHRPVPGPDELGRDRPREPVSGLL, from the coding sequence ATGCGGCACCACCGAATCCTCATCGATCCGCGGGTACAAGGAGTGCTCGGAGCCCTCGCGATCGCCCTGTCCGCCCCGCTCGTCGCGTTGTCCGGCGTCAGCTCGACGACGGCGACGTTCTTCCGCTGCCTGTTCGCGTTGCCGATCCTGGTGATCCTGGCGCGGTCCCGCGAGCGAGGACAGCGACCGACCCCGGCCGCGCGACGCCGGCACGTGCTGGCCGGTGTCCTGCTCGGGATCGACATGGTGCTCTGGAGCGAGGCCATCCTCTCCGTCGGCGCGGGCGTCGCCACGGCGCTGGTGAACGTCCAGGTGGTCCTCGTCCCGCTGGCCGGGTTGCTGTGGTTCGGCGAACGGCCGCCGCGGGCGTTCTGGCTGTCCATCCCGGTGATGCTGGCGGGGACGGCGCTGGCCGGGGGACTGGCGGACGGCGGTGCCGCGGGCAGCGATCCCTGGTACGGAACCGTCATGGCGGTACTGGCGGGCGTGGCCTACGCCGGGTACCTGATCCTGTTGCGCCGCGCCGGAACCGACGGCGGCGGCCGTACGACGATGCTCGCCACGGCGACCGCGGCGTCGGCGAGCGTGGGCGGTCTTTCGGGGCTGTTCGCCGGGAATCTCGACGTCACGCCGCCGGTGTCGGCATTGGTCTGGCTGTTCGTGCTGGCCGTGACCGGGCAGGTGCTCGGCTGGCTCCTGATCGGACGCGCGCTGTCGGCCCTGCCCGCGAGCGGCGGGTCCGCCGTGCTGATGCTGCAACCCGCCGCCGCGATCCTGTTCGGGGCCGCGCTGCTCGGCCAGTGGCCGACACCGCTGCAGCTGGCGGGCTGTGCGCTGGTCGTCGCGGCGGTGGGGGCCGTGTCGTTCCTCGGCGGCCGGTCGTCAGGGAACGACCAGCACCGGCCAGTGCCCGGTCCGGATGAGCTTGGTCGCGACCGACCCCGCGAACCGGTGTCCGGCCTGCTGTGA
- a CDS encoding LysR family transcriptional regulator produces the protein MSGDLSNVERLRMLHAVWRRGSLAAAAELLHVTPSAISQQLTKLEREAGTGLLVRHGRGVRLTPAGLLLAQRSDRVLAELRAARADLDSLTGETTGVVEIGAIPSGVHTFITPALTGLAVRHPGIEARLHEVEPEVALPALADGVFDVVVVESWENLPLTRPPATRWTELRDDSAMIVLPAGHPLAGADSVRAEELAEEIWVAWARPTLANAWIRQTLRERGIEPIVRHTVSGFGTQFAVVAGLGAVTLVPSMATTIAPPTVVCAPLEPALHRQLYAVQPQGETRPAVAECVEALVEAARSWGS, from the coding sequence ATGAGTGGCGATCTGTCCAATGTGGAACGGCTGCGGATGCTGCACGCGGTGTGGCGGCGGGGATCGCTCGCCGCGGCGGCCGAGCTGCTGCACGTGACGCCGTCGGCGATCTCCCAGCAGCTGACCAAACTGGAACGGGAGGCGGGCACCGGGCTGCTCGTGCGGCACGGGCGCGGCGTGCGGCTCACCCCGGCGGGACTGCTGCTGGCGCAGCGCTCGGACCGGGTGCTCGCCGAACTCCGCGCCGCCCGCGCCGATCTGGACTCCCTGACCGGCGAGACGACCGGCGTCGTCGAGATCGGCGCGATTCCCTCGGGCGTGCACACGTTCATCACGCCCGCGCTCACCGGGCTCGCCGTCCGCCACCCCGGCATCGAGGCGCGGCTGCACGAGGTCGAACCCGAGGTGGCCCTACCCGCGCTGGCCGACGGCGTCTTCGACGTCGTGGTCGTCGAAAGCTGGGAGAACCTGCCGCTCACCCGGCCACCCGCCACCCGCTGGACCGAACTGCGCGACGACTCGGCGATGATCGTGCTCCCGGCCGGACATCCGCTGGCCGGGGCGGATTCGGTGCGCGCCGAGGAGCTCGCGGAGGAGATCTGGGTCGCGTGGGCGCGCCCGACCCTGGCGAACGCCTGGATCCGCCAGACCCTGCGCGAACGCGGGATCGAGCCGATCGTGCGGCATACGGTCAGCGGTTTCGGCACGCAGTTCGCCGTCGTCGCCGGGCTGGGCGCGGTCACGCTGGTGCCGAGCATGGCCACCACGATCGCGCCGCCGACCGTCGTGTGCGCCCCGCTCGAACCGGCCCTGCACCGGCAGCTGTACGCCGTGCAGCCGCAGGGGGAAACGCGGCCTGCCGTCGCGGAATGCGTCGAGGCACTGGTGGAGGCCGCGAGATCTTGGGGCTCGTGA
- a CDS encoding TetR/AcrR family transcriptional regulator: protein MPPRRSLTRERVLEAAIEVADRGGVEAMTMRRVARHLGVEAMSLYHHVPNKDAILDGVVDVVFAAIELPGAETGDWREAIRVRASSARAVLSRHSWALGLVDSRRNPGPATLRHHDAVLGVLRRAGFTLPMAVHAVSLIDSYIGGFVLQEANLPASGEIAEVADDILEHLPPGEFPYLAEVITGHAQRPDYDHTSEFDYGLDLILEGLEARRR from the coding sequence GTGCCGCCTCGCCGATCACTGACCAGGGAACGCGTACTGGAAGCCGCGATCGAAGTCGCCGACCGCGGCGGCGTGGAGGCGATGACGATGCGCCGCGTCGCGCGGCATCTCGGCGTCGAGGCCATGTCGCTGTACCACCACGTGCCGAACAAGGACGCGATCCTCGACGGCGTCGTCGACGTCGTGTTCGCCGCGATCGAACTGCCCGGCGCCGAAACCGGCGATTGGCGGGAGGCGATCCGCGTACGGGCTTCGTCCGCACGCGCGGTGCTGTCGCGGCACAGCTGGGCACTCGGTCTCGTGGACTCCCGCCGGAATCCGGGGCCGGCGACCCTGCGCCACCACGACGCCGTCTTGGGCGTGCTTCGGCGGGCGGGATTCACGCTTCCCATGGCGGTGCACGCGGTCTCGCTCATCGACAGCTACATCGGCGGTTTCGTGCTGCAGGAGGCGAATCTCCCGGCGAGCGGGGAGATCGCGGAAGTCGCGGACGACATCCTGGAACATCTGCCGCCGGGCGAATTCCCTTATCTGGCCGAGGTGATCACCGGCCACGCCCAGCGTCCGGACTACGACCACACGAGCGAATTCGACTACGGGCTCGACCTCATCCTGGAAGGTCTCGAAGCCCGCCGGAGATGA
- a CDS encoding LysR family transcriptional regulator: MSDLETRQLKYFVAVAEELHFGRAAERLSMAQPPLSRAIRDLERRLDVRLLERTTRQVTLTSAGEVFLRDARTALEAVAAAERRARQAGRPDPRLRLALKADHDAGLLPKIIEAYEAEEGALPIELVLGGRGEQPSQLRDGRADVALVPSPFDARRLDFEPLLTEPRLVALAANDPLAARSRLTLADLEGRLLPDGAPAGQGPSAEPPTTAAPHGPVSDLTQIFKLVELGAIVCFLPVSVADRYRRAGITYLPVDDLEPTTLAVMWPQDSRSPAVAAFVRAATTVVTTAYALGHRS, translated from the coding sequence ATGAGTGACCTGGAGACGCGGCAGCTCAAGTACTTCGTCGCGGTCGCGGAGGAGCTGCATTTCGGCCGGGCGGCCGAGCGGCTTTCGATGGCGCAGCCACCGCTGTCCAGGGCGATCCGGGACCTCGAACGACGGCTGGACGTCCGGCTGCTCGAACGCACCACCCGTCAGGTCACGCTGACGAGCGCGGGCGAGGTCTTCCTGCGGGACGCGAGGACCGCGCTCGAAGCGGTCGCCGCGGCGGAACGGCGGGCACGGCAGGCGGGCCGCCCCGATCCCCGGCTGCGCCTGGCGTTGAAGGCCGATCACGACGCCGGATTGCTGCCGAAGATCATCGAGGCCTACGAAGCCGAAGAAGGCGCCCTGCCGATCGAGTTGGTCCTCGGCGGCCGGGGCGAACAACCGTCGCAACTGCGCGACGGGCGAGCGGACGTGGCACTCGTGCCGTCCCCGTTCGACGCGCGCCGCCTGGACTTCGAGCCGCTGCTGACCGAACCCCGGCTCGTGGCGCTGGCGGCGAACGATCCGCTGGCGGCACGGTCTCGGCTGACCCTGGCGGATCTCGAAGGCCGCCTTCTCCCCGACGGCGCACCGGCCGGCCAGGGGCCCTCAGCCGAGCCACCCACCACCGCGGCACCCCACGGTCCCGTCTCGGATCTGACACAGATCTTCAAACTGGTCGAACTCGGCGCCATCGTCTGCTTCCTGCCGGTCTCGGTGGCGGATCGCTACCGGCGGGCGGGCATCACGTACCTGCCCGTCGACGATCTGGAGCCCACGACGCTCGCGGTGATGTGGCCGCAGGACTCCCGCTCACCGGCCGTCGCCGCCTTCGTCCGCGCGGCGACCACGGTGGTGACGACGGCGTACGCCCTCGGTCACCGCAGCTGA
- a CDS encoding serine hydrolase domain-containing protein, which produces MKRTSVVIAVLCAATLVSPAVASAAPPLHRTLQRDADTLVANGSPGVLMEVSTDRGSFKVRSGHGDLRTRTPMPWNGHFRIASFSKTFLSATMLQLVGEGRLSLEDTVDRWLPGVVSGNGNDGKAITIRQLLQHTSGLHDYMAELDLFTEKGFLRHRFDELSATEAVKLAVGKPPEFAPGRSWGYSNTNYVLAGLVTEKVTGQDWRRAIIDRIVRPLDLRETTLPHTSPFIPAPHARGYDRFVVEGSNPPLLGRRVDVTLMNPSMGGGADGSINSTTEDGNKFLRALLGGKVLKPALLAEMKKTVPAPGLGEYGLGLQKTTSSCGAYWGHGGSLPGYLTGNGVTEDGKRSVMVSLNTLTPYIPGAPLPEVHPVEPVIDHALCGRA; this is translated from the coding sequence ATGAAACGCACTTCAGTGGTCATCGCCGTACTCTGCGCGGCAACGCTCGTTTCCCCGGCCGTCGCGTCCGCGGCGCCACCCCTGCACCGGACACTGCAGCGCGACGCCGACACGCTCGTGGCGAACGGTTCTCCCGGCGTGCTCATGGAGGTGAGCACGGACAGGGGAAGCTTCAAGGTGCGCAGCGGTCACGGCGATCTGCGGACCAGGACCCCGATGCCGTGGAACGGCCACTTCCGGATCGCCAGTTTCAGCAAGACCTTCCTGTCCGCGACGATGCTCCAGCTCGTCGGTGAGGGACGGCTTTCCCTGGAGGACACCGTGGACCGGTGGCTGCCGGGGGTGGTGAGCGGGAACGGCAACGACGGCAAGGCCATCACCATCCGGCAGTTGCTGCAACACACCAGCGGTCTGCACGACTACATGGCGGAACTCGACCTCTTCACCGAGAAAGGCTTCCTACGTCACCGTTTCGACGAGCTCAGCGCGACGGAGGCGGTGAAACTGGCGGTCGGCAAGCCGCCGGAGTTCGCGCCGGGGAGGAGCTGGGGCTACTCCAACACCAACTACGTGCTCGCCGGGCTGGTGACCGAGAAAGTGACCGGCCAGGACTGGCGGCGGGCGATCATCGACCGGATCGTCCGCCCGCTGGACCTGCGCGAGACCACCCTGCCCCATACGTCGCCGTTCATCCCCGCGCCGCACGCGCGCGGCTACGACCGGTTCGTCGTCGAGGGTTCGAACCCGCCGCTGCTCGGACGGCGGGTGGACGTGACGCTGATGAACCCGTCGATGGGCGGGGGAGCGGACGGTTCGATCAACAGCACCACCGAGGACGGCAACAAGTTCCTGCGGGCGCTGCTGGGCGGCAAGGTGCTCAAACCCGCCCTGCTGGCCGAAATGAAGAAGACCGTGCCCGCGCCGGGGCTCGGCGAGTACGGTCTCGGCCTCCAGAAGACGACCAGCTCCTGCGGCGCTTACTGGGGCCATGGCGGCTCGCTGCCCGGCTATCTGACGGGGAACGGCGTGACCGAAGACGGTAAGCGCAGCGTGATGGTCTCGCTGAACACCCTCACGCCGTACATCCCCGGTGCCCCGTTGCCGGAGGTGCATCCGGTCGAGCCGGTGATCGACCACGCCCTCTGCGGCCGCGCCTGA
- a CDS encoding MDR family MFS transporter — protein sequence MKTEAPSGAMGHRQVLESLSGLLLALLVAMISSTVVSTALPLIIGSLNGTQTQYTWVVTATLLAATATTPIWGKLADLFNKKTLVQIAIVIFVIGSTISGFSQNTGQLIAARAFQGIGVGGLQALVQVVIAAIIPPRERGRYNGYLGAVMAVATVGGPLLGGLIVDVPWLGWRWCFFVGVPIAVAAFIVLQRTLKLETVRRENVQVDYLGAGLIAAGVSVLLIWVSFVGNGFDWLSWQTALMVAGGVVLLVLAVLVERKVREPVVPLHIITQRTPALAIVASLAVGMAMFGGAVFLGQYFQIGRGYSPTEAGLLTIPLMGGVLVSSTVSGRLISRTGRMKPYIVAGTITLVIGFLGLGTVDHASPLWLVGIAMAVVGIGVGMTMQNLVLAVQNTVPLRDLGAASASVTFFRSLGGTIGVSVLGAVLANRVTADLSTALHVPAGSASTGSVSALNLKALPPEVQAIVHTVYGDATAHIFLISAAVGVVGVIAALLLKPLTLRTTLDVETEPEVPVAR from the coding sequence ATGAAGACCGAGGCACCGTCAGGAGCGATGGGACACCGGCAGGTGCTCGAATCGCTGTCCGGCCTGCTGCTCGCGCTGCTCGTGGCGATGATCAGCTCGACGGTCGTGTCGACCGCCCTGCCGCTGATCATCGGCTCGCTGAACGGCACGCAGACGCAGTACACGTGGGTGGTCACGGCCACCCTGCTGGCGGCGACGGCCACCACACCCATCTGGGGCAAACTCGCCGACCTGTTCAACAAGAAGACGCTGGTGCAGATCGCGATCGTGATCTTCGTGATCGGCTCGACGATCAGCGGATTCAGCCAGAACACCGGACAGCTGATCGCCGCCCGCGCGTTCCAGGGCATCGGCGTCGGCGGCCTGCAGGCGTTGGTCCAGGTCGTGATCGCGGCGATCATCCCGCCGCGTGAACGCGGCCGCTACAACGGTTACCTCGGCGCGGTCATGGCGGTCGCCACGGTCGGCGGGCCGCTGCTCGGCGGCCTGATCGTGGACGTGCCGTGGCTCGGCTGGCGCTGGTGCTTCTTCGTCGGCGTGCCGATCGCGGTGGCGGCGTTCATCGTGCTGCAGCGGACCCTGAAACTGGAGACCGTGCGCCGGGAGAACGTCCAGGTCGACTACCTCGGCGCCGGGCTCATCGCCGCGGGCGTGAGTGTGCTGCTGATCTGGGTCTCGTTCGTGGGCAACGGCTTCGACTGGCTGTCCTGGCAGACGGCCCTCATGGTGGCGGGCGGCGTCGTGCTCCTCGTCCTCGCCGTGCTGGTGGAACGGAAGGTCCGCGAACCCGTCGTCCCGCTGCACATCATCACCCAGCGCACCCCGGCCCTGGCGATCGTCGCGAGCCTCGCGGTCGGGATGGCGATGTTCGGCGGCGCGGTGTTCCTCGGCCAGTACTTCCAGATCGGCCGCGGCTACTCCCCCACCGAAGCCGGTCTGCTGACCATCCCGCTGATGGGCGGCGTGCTCGTCTCCTCGACCGTGTCCGGTCGCCTGATCAGCCGCACCGGACGGATGAAGCCGTACATCGTGGCGGGCACCATCACCCTGGTGATCGGTTTCCTCGGGCTGGGCACCGTCGACCACGCCTCGCCGCTGTGGCTGGTGGGCATCGCGATGGCGGTGGTCGGCATCGGCGTCGGCATGACGATGCAGAACCTCGTCCTCGCCGTGCAGAACACCGTGCCGCTGCGGGATCTGGGCGCGGCCAGCGCGTCGGTCACGTTCTTCCGGTCGCTCGGCGGCACCATCGGCGTCTCGGTGCTGGGCGCGGTACTCGCGAACCGGGTCACCGCCGACCTGTCCACCGCGCTGCACGTGCCGGCAGGGAGTGCGTCGACGGGCAGCGTCAGCGCGCTGAACCTCAAGGCACTGCCGCCGGAGGTCCAGGCGATCGTGCACACCGTGTACGGCGACGCGACCGCGCACATCTTCCTGATCTCCGCGGCGGTGGGCGTCGTGGGCGTGATCGCGGCACTGCTGCTCAAGCCGCTCACCCTGCGCACCACGCTCGATGTGGAGACGGAGCCGGAAGTCCCGGTCGCGCGATGA
- a CDS encoding TetR/AcrR family transcriptional regulator, with protein MTEPAGLRERKKRRTRKTLIETAYRLFERQGYDGTTTAEIAAAAEVSPATFFNHFATKEDLVLTEDGSRILDAGLDVLMARGAGETPAGLLRRAMLRMLAEAGAGLRDPAGEPERIRLELITSVPSLRATMLQRAFDAQQRLSAALCRSCEGELDEIDAAAMVGAVTGAIFAAGLAALRLGTPLDEAMRRAIEPS; from the coding sequence ATGACCGAACCGGCGGGCTTGCGCGAACGGAAGAAGCGGCGCACCCGGAAGACGTTGATCGAAACCGCGTATCGCCTCTTCGAGCGGCAGGGCTACGACGGGACGACCACCGCCGAGATCGCCGCGGCCGCCGAGGTGTCCCCCGCGACGTTCTTCAATCACTTCGCCACGAAGGAGGACCTGGTCCTCACCGAAGACGGGTCACGCATCCTGGACGCGGGGCTTGACGTGCTCATGGCGCGTGGGGCGGGCGAGACGCCGGCCGGGCTTCTGCGGCGGGCGATGCTGCGGATGCTGGCCGAGGCCGGAGCCGGGCTCCGTGATCCGGCGGGCGAACCGGAGCGGATCCGCCTGGAGCTGATCACGTCGGTGCCGTCGTTGCGCGCGACGATGCTGCAGCGGGCGTTCGACGCTCAGCAGCGGCTTTCGGCCGCGCTGTGCCGATCCTGCGAAGGCGAACTCGACGAGATCGACGCCGCGGCGATGGTCGGCGCGGTCACCGGCGCGATCTTCGCCGCCGGGCTGGCGGCACTCCGGCTCGGGACCCCGCTCGATGAGGCGATGCGGCGGGCGATCGAGCCGTCGTGA
- a CDS encoding TetR/AcrR family transcriptional regulator has protein sequence MDTLDTLRTRKKAATRQSLHEAALRLAMEHGLDGVTVEDIADAVGVSRRTFSNYFANKEDAILHADRERTGLLVSLVEGRPPGEKPWQALRAACRELYRAHPVPDREWVAQLRLLRRHPSLLARQAGDQFALERDLIAVLLARGHGLDQELARLTAATFLATLRTGNVLWLEGPEEQPLPEVVDRLLGRVQLR, from the coding sequence GTGGACACCCTCGACACGCTCCGCACCCGCAAGAAGGCGGCGACGCGGCAATCACTGCACGAGGCCGCGCTCCGGCTGGCGATGGAGCACGGTCTCGACGGCGTGACCGTCGAGGACATCGCCGACGCGGTGGGCGTGTCCCGGCGGACCTTCTCGAACTACTTCGCGAACAAAGAGGACGCGATCCTGCACGCCGACCGCGAACGCACCGGGCTGCTGGTGTCGCTGGTCGAAGGCAGGCCGCCCGGCGAAAAGCCCTGGCAGGCGCTGCGTGCGGCCTGCCGGGAGCTGTACCGCGCGCATCCCGTCCCCGACCGCGAGTGGGTGGCGCAGCTACGGCTGCTGCGGCGGCATCCGTCGCTGCTCGCGCGGCAGGCGGGCGATCAGTTCGCCCTCGAGCGCGACCTGATCGCGGTTTTGCTGGCCAGGGGTCACGGCCTCGACCAGGAGCTGGCCAGGCTCACCGCGGCGACCTTCCTCGCCACGCTGCGGACGGGGAACGTGCTGTGGTTGGAAGGCCCAGAGGAACAGCCGCTCCCCGAGGTCGTCGACCGGTTGCTGGGCCGCGTTCAGCTGCGGTGA